In Methanosphaera sp. ISO3-F5, a genomic segment contains:
- a CDS encoding transposase, with the protein MFLKILEQMKKHHLLHHNDKILADRGYYNYENYEIGLKKYHIQPLILTKSNSNIEKLNNALTSPLEYFRQNKKDKENKSKFIKLQTHFEKHNQKKKN; encoded by the coding sequence ATATTCCTAAAAATACTAGAACAAATGAAAAAACACCACCTATTACACCACAATGATAAAATACTAGCTGATAGAGGATATTATAATTATGAAAACTATGAAATAGGCTTAAAAAAATACCACATACAACCATTAATCCTCACTAAATCCAATTCCAACATAGAAAAACTAAACAACGCATTAACCAGTCCATTAGAATATTTCAGACAAAACAAAAAAGATAAAGAAAATAAAAGTAAATTCATAAAATTACAAACTCATTTTGAAAAACATAATCAAAAGAAAAAGAATTAA